The genomic region TGTCGTCTGTAAATCCTGAAACTGTATTGCACTCTTACGGTCATATCCATCTTTTTTGATCAGGGTCATGGTCAATTCAACCTTGTACCCCTTCTGATCCTTATCCATCGTATCCTGATGGTAGAAAATAGGGTCGACTTTGATGGACTCTACAACACCAACATAGATATTACCCTTCTCATCATAAAATTTGTGTGTCCAGCCTACGTACATCGCGTAGTCGTGATAGGATTGCTTATCTTTAAACAGGATGTTAATGATGGCCTTGTACGAAGACACGCCCATCTGATGAAAATGTGAGGGAGCATTAATCATTTTAATTTCCCTTACTTGCGGATTGGGCGAAGGTGAAGAGTACGGATCAATAATTCTTCCCTTCACTGGCTCGAACTTCATGCCTGTATCTACATACAGCTTTCTTTTATACCGGTCATTAACTAAGCCAAACGGATTTTGCTGAGTCATATCAAATTTCCTCCTTATCTACCATATTTAGGGATATGATTAGTTCCCATTCCCGCACCAACATTGCTGGCCATTCGGTTTGCAATACCAGGACTGTTCTGCCGTAGTGTCTTGTCCAACGTAGATGTCAGTCTCTCCACATCTTTTGTGCTGCCTGTCATATTGTCGATGTTCACGTGAACCGTGACATCACCCGAGCCAACCATCACACTTTTATGTGTATTGTTTGTCGTCATGTAGTCAAAGTAATCCATGACCTTAAGACCTGCTGGAATGTTGAATGAAGATATCGGTTTATCCATTTTTTTCCTAATTTCATACAAATTTTTGGACTGTTCTACACTCAATGACTGGATTTGTTTAAAAATCTGCATATATTCATCCGTGCCCGGTTTAAACAATCCACTATTTAGCAAATTATTCCAATCTTGCTTGATCGAACTTATTTGTGAGTTCATTTCAGATGCACGGGATTTGTTCAATGCAATTAATTCAGGTGCATCTTCCTTACCCCCATTAGCCGCCAGGAGATCATACATTCGTTTATCATAATCCAACTGCGTCAACTCAAACTGATCATTCATCTTGCGTCTAAGCTCATCAATTTGGCTGTTTTTGACACCATTCAGTTCAAGCTCTGATTGTGCCTTCTGCTGTTTCTTCTCATTGATCTCTAGGCCCAGTTCATCTTTATCCTTACCTTCAGCCATCTTGTCGTACGTCTTCTGTAAACTTGCAATAGCCTTATCGAAGAACTTGATATTCTCTTGCAAATATTTCTCCATTAGCGCGCGCATCTGACCAGAATCTTCGCGAACACCACTAATCAACAGACGGGATCGAGTGACTTGGTAATTGGTTTCGTTATCACTTGTCGATTTGTTAAGCTGCCGATTAATCTTGGCGATCATTTCATCAATGCCATTACTCTGTGGCTGAGGCGTATAACCGTTGGCAATGGTGCCTATTCCGCCCGCAGCAGGTATGTACTGCATTTGAGGTTGAATGTATTGTATCTGCGGTTGTTGTTGTGTTTTATCCCCAGGCGGCTTTCCAGACTCTTTATCCATTTGAATCTGGGCTTCTTTTTTCTCCTGCTTGTAGTTGTATTCCTTGCCCAGTTTCTTCTCAACTGCATCTCCGCCGTCTTCACTCCATACCGCCTTAAATCCCTTCCAGTAATCCCCGAACTTGTTATTGGTAGCATTGTTTCCAAATATTGAACTCATTGTGCCGGACACAGCGGCATCCATCCCCAGGTTTAACCCTTTCCACACTTTCCCTACAAAAGATGACTGCTCCATATCCTTGAAATCTTTGGCCAACTCTTCTTTATTGGTAGCACGAATACTCTGCTTCTCCGCTTCTGACTTACCCATATTGTTCAATGGATCGACAAGACCAGAGATGACATCCATAGCGGTCATCGCTAAACCAAGTGCTGGTACAGCTTTTAAAGGCCTCAATAATCTCCCGCCGGATTTGACTAGTTTCGAAAATTTTCCGGGTGTTTTAATCCCACGGGCAGCTTGTTCCGCATTGATGTCACGCTGAGTAATCGAATTACCTTGTCTATCTCGAAGAATATTTCCATCTTTATTACGCATTGGGGCATTGCTGTCAAAAAATGCTTTGCGATTGCCTGTGTCTTTCATATCCTTAAACCTGGAAAGAAGGCCCCTTTTGGGTGTATTTTTATTCCCTTTCTTCGAGTCGCCCCCCGGATTGAATTCATCCATTATCGCGTCTTTCATGACATCTTTGATCAGGTCTTCATGACGAGCTACAAAGGTTTTGTTTTTGGATTCTTTCTTGTCATCCTTAACAGAAGATTCCACGCCTCCTGCTCCTGGAACAACTAGAAATCCTCCTGGACCACCCATCATACTCGCGAGCTGAACCTGTTCGAGTTCCTTCAGTTTGGATATGTATGCTGTAGCATCGATCATGCCCTTTCTAAAAGAGGCATTTAACTCATTGACTTCGGTTCTCAATGTGGAGAGAACGTCATTCAATAGAGTTGACTGTTTACGCAGCTTCTGAATCTCGGATTCGTAGCGCTGAACATCGGTTGAACCGTATTGAAACTCAGCGTTTAGAAAATATAACTTATTTCGTAGTTCAACCGCATCGAGATCCATGTCATCCATCGCCATCATCAAAACTCTAGCTTGGTGTTCAAGTTGCATCATTGCTCTACTCGTGTCATCTAGTTCTTGGCCTAGAAACTCAAGACTTCGCTTCGTCTTCGCGATCTGAATATCGAGAGAGTGCATTTCTTCTCGCAACAAAAGAAGTTCTCGACTATACGTTTTGACTCGCTTCTCAGCTTCGTCACGTTCTTCTGCATGAATGGAAGAAGCCGCTGTATCCCCATCTTGTATAGCCTGATTGTACATTTTATGTTGATGATCTCGGTTAGTCCGAGCCTGAAGTACATCATCTTGCTTGGAGGCGACCCTACTTTGAATTTCTGTTCTGCGATGATGCAGAGTCTGCAGACGACTCTGCTGTCTGCCCATTTCCTGTGCTACACCAGCACGTTGCACATCCGTGACTCCAAGTCGCTCGGGAACATCGCTTCCCGTATTTCCAACTTTCCCTGGCTCTGATTTTGTAGTAGCATACTGTTTCTGATCGCCTTCATTCATCACTTCACCGAACTTATCCCACGCAACCTGAACACCGACTTCATCCATAATTCGGTTAAGCAGTTCCATGTGATCAACAATGCCACCCGTACGATCTCCAATTAACCGCATGACTGCGTTAAGATAATCACCCAGCTCGGCAAATTCCTCTTTCAACCCTTGCATCGCCTCATGCGTTGCAATCTGAAATGCGATTTCGATCTCTCGTTGCCGGAATTGAAGATTGTCTCTACTACCGGTGCGCTGATGGATCGACGCGTCTGCATCCACAGTCTTCAATTGTTCAGCAAGAAGATCGAACATGACTCGATTCGATGCAAAAGCCTTCTGCGAAACCATATCTCCATTTGCCTGAACCGACATAGCTGCCTTACTAATCCAGTTGGCTAATGCATCCTCTTGTGCAAGCGTTCCATCAGGGTTATCAGCCATCGGAATGGTCTGACGCATCATATCCATCAAATCCTGAATGCTAACATCCAACATCGTTGAAGCTCTGATCATCATGTCTGTGACTTGGGACAGCTCAAAGCCACTGCTTCCGCTTGCCGAAGTAACAGCTTCCAGATCTGTTGCCGTCTGTTCTACATCCATATTGCCCACTGAATGCAGCCTGGCTACTTCTTTAGCAAACGCGACAGCTTCAGATGCATGATCATAATTACGAGAACCAATGCGATAAGCAAGACCTACATCTTCCTGATCCATACCATGTTGCAGTGCAATTCGTTGCAGGTTTTTGATTGTTCCCGTTTGTGTGTATTGTCTACTATCATCCGATGTTCCAGACGATCTAAGTTCGAAATTCTGGTTGGCCCGGGTCATCTGTTGATCCAACTGTTGCGACGAGTCAAGGGATTTCTTGAGTAGTGTTGATGAATACCCCTTGGTTTCACCTGCTGAAATATATTTCATCGTATTCATAACGGAGTCTATCAACTCCTGTGATCCAGCTACCGACACATTCTTCATCTCACTGAAAGCTTCACGATAAAAGTGCTCCAAATCATTAGTCAGCGTTTCAATCATTTGCGACTGCATATCACTTCTGATTGTCTCCACACGTCTAACCAACGTGCTAACACCTGACGGGGATCTACCTTTCAGCGCTGCGTTTTGTCCAGTTAATTGATCCATATCCGTTAATATTTCTTGTGTTAAGGAATGTTTATCTCCTTGTCCTTCTGTTTCAGTCAAAAGAATCACCGCCTTTATGCATAAATCCCGCTCTACCTGCATTTAGGCAAAACGGGATGTCTCTCTCTTATCCTCCGAGCGCTTGTGCAAGCATACCGATATCATCTTCTGATATCTCCGTGTAATCCTCATCATTGAAGGTTCTTTTACGTCTGACGGTGCCATCCTCTTCGACTTCCTCGCCTCCACCGCCACCGAACATGCGGAAAGGTGCTGTCATAAGTTCAATCTCAAATTGAATATATTTCTCGGCTGACTTGCACAGCTCCGCAACCTGAGGGAGTGTGTACTCCCAAATCTCCCACTTGTTCAGCCCACAGTGTTTATGGAGGGTGAAGAAGATTTCTCCCCAGTGAACGGGTTCCTGTGTTTCCGTATCACGGATTTCGGTTCCCTCCAAAGACTCCCCCTCGGTGCGTTCTACTTTTTTAAACCATTGAGCCCTATGAGCATATCAATGACTTTGCGAGCTGTGTTCAGATCAAGGTACTCATCCAGATATTCTCGATTGATGATATACTCACCATGCTCATCTTTGGTCACGATATGTGGATAGTTTTTGAATGCCATTGCCAATACATCAAATAAATCCTGCTGCCGCTTCTCGTCCAGTTCATCATTCTCAGTCGGAATGAAGTTAAGAATAATGGCATCGATATTCACCGTTTTCAGCAACTTCATCAGACGGCGGGCATCCTTCAGGTTACAGGGCGGAATACGATATTTCCGTCGATCCCGCAGCGTAATAATCTCATCATCTTCAAAGAATGCACGTTCAGCAGCCTCCACTTCCTCCGGAGTCACCCGTTTGTTTTCCGGATCATCTTTGATTCGTTTGGCCGCTTCCTCATTCAGCTTTTCCGCAAGCTCACGCTCGGCTTTTTCTTGTTCTGTTTCCATGAATTTAAAAACCTCCCCAGGACATTCTCCCCCATATAATAAAAAACCTGGCAAGGCAAGGCTCTGTGAAGGGGAGGACACAGATGCCGTTTGATACCTTGCCAGGAGCAATCAACCTTATTTAGTTATTAGATCTTACTTGGTGCACTGAAGCGTTTGATACTGCCGATTTTTCCGTCAGCACGTTCAGGATCAAGAATCTGCAAGGAGATTGCAGATGCAGAAGCGGCAGCGCGCTGGGCATTGATGCTGAATGTTCCTTTTGCACGGCACATGTACAGCTCGGTTTCAACACCTGCATACGAACCATCTTTTTGCTGGAACGTACCGTGATGAATGACAGAGATCGGGAATGGTACTTCGTCAACCAACAGATCAACCATGTCTACAATTTCTTCACGTTTGTAATTCAGTACAACCTCTTTATCGATATGCGCAGCATTCAGGATGACTACACCATTCGCTTCGTCGTAGAAGAACGCATTTGGTTCCACAGCCGTTCCTTTGGAAGTGAGTTGTTTCAGCAACGTGTTGGAATCTTTGAGACGAACCGTGATGCCACCGTTCTTTTCATAGATTTTGCTTGCATGCTTCGGTTTGGCTTCAGCAAAGCCAGAATTGGATACGCCTGCAGCTACTGTAGACTGCTCATTCAGCACCCATACATAAGACTTCACTTGCTCTTGTACCGTTGAACCCATCATCAGCTGGATCGCATCCAGATCGAATTTGGCATCTGTTGCCGATACTTCAATCGATTTGGACTTCACCAGTACATCAATGGCGAACAGACCGTCACCACCAAAGATATCCTCAAGCTCCACGTTAAGGTCAATTTTCAGATCTTGCAGGGTACCCAGAGTAACTACCTCAATTGCGCCCATCGGATCTTTTGGAAGGCGTTTAGCCATGAACGTACCTACACCTTTGATAATCATTTTTTTAGCCATTGAACAGTCCACTCCTTAGTATAGTATGTAATTTTAGCTACGGAGACTTGCTTAAGTCTGGACCAGGTTAAAGGACTTCATGATCGGGAGATCCTTCTTTAACCCGTCTGGCTATTCGCCGTCTCTGCTTTTTATAGTGTAGAACGCTATCTTCAATCCCTAACGATAATGTAAACGAAATATATTGAAGCACGATTAGCCCCGTCATCTTTGGAAATGGAACAACCGCCTATAAGGTCAAAGAAAAGACCCCTACATCAGAGGGGCCGTTCTGTTTGGCAAAGCATCTATAATTTGCGCTACCTGTTCTGCACGTTCTTTAATCTCAAATTCATCGGCAGTAACCAGATGAACATGTGAGCAGTATTTGCCATGCTCATAGATTCTCTCGGGTGTAATGAACACAACATCTGCAACAGCTTCCATCTTGTGTTTGTGCTTCTCGTACTGATCCGGATCGGTCAACGAATCAAATACGACCAGATCAGGATATGCTGTCTCGACAGAACTTGCCAGCCGGCTATCGTTCACCCAATAGATCACGCGATCACCTCGAAACAGCGTACGGACATTCTGGCCCACACGGGCTACAACAAAGTTTGCAAGCTCCGGATATGGATACTCCAAGGCATCTACTTGATAGAACTCATCACTGGAGTTGATATATATTACATTGTAGCCTACTTCCGCGAGTGCTTTTAACAGTCGTTGTGGTCGACGCCCGAATCGTTCACTATGGAAATCGATCGCAGGCAGATATACAATCGTTGTATCCGTGTTTGGGGTGTAGGTCGTAACATTGAACTCCGTCGCGTCAATCTCTATTTCTTCAAGCTCAATCGTCGGTGTAGTCGATTGGCTACCAAACATTCGTTTAAATATCTTTCTCATTTCTCATACCTCCTATGACCTGATTAATCATCTTCACGGCATCCATTGCCCTGCCATCCCAGCTATTAGACATAGCCACCCTTACTCTTGCCGCAATTTTGGAAGCACTATTCTCACGAATCGCTTTCTCCAACATCAATCCACAATTATGCTGATTCATAAAATAAGTTACATCGCTGTACTTATGAACAATTTCCTCCATACGCGTGGTCAACACAGGTTTGCCCGCAGACAAATATTCATAATACTTGATTGGATCGCAGCCCCGGATCATCTCTGTCAGCTTGAATGGCACGATACAGACATCGAATTGAGCAATGTAGGCGGGGAGTACTTTATAATCTTTATGCGGAAGACAAGTCACATTGGGATGCACAATATTTTTTTGATAGAGGGCATTGTTTCCAATCAAAACAACACGATAACCTTGATCTGCGATAGCGGTAATCAGAGAATAATCCACCCATGATGCCATTGCCCCGTGGAAACCCACAATCTTTTGCCCATCATGAACATCGGGGAAGTCCGCCGGTTTGGGCAGAATTGCCCGCGCTTTCTCAAAATGTTGGTAATCTGCCCCGTTAGGGCACATAAAGATTGGTTTGCCGTCATGTTTATGCGCCTCGTACATCACCTTGGCGGTCGTCGCAATAAGATCTGCACGGTCAAAACATTTCGGGATGCAGGATTTCCACACAGCAAACTCATCAGCCGAATTATCCAGATAATCAAATACGGTAAAATCAAACTTCCGTCCATCCGAATAATTATACTGGCCTGGATTGGAGAACCAGAGCACCTTTTTTCCTTTGACCAGGTGATCGTAGTTCACACCTTTTTGCACAAGGTACAGATCCTCATTTAACTTTTCAATCGGACGGCTCTGCTTTCTGTACGTTTCTTCATTGATAAAGATAGCCCGTATACCTGGAATTTTGGAGAAAGCGGTCATCAATTGCTGAGGACGTTGGAACAAGAGGTTCCAGTCAAGTGCGGGCGGGTAAACAATGGTCATTTCTATACTTTCAAAAACCGGATTTTCTCGTTGTTTTCTACGAAGCAGCCAATTGAGCAATCAACTCCACCCCTTCCGCATAGGCATGAACGGGACGCAACCGAGTATCTACAAACAGTTCAAACCCCAATCTTCTAGCTTGCTCACAAAATGGTGCATCTTCACCTGTTGGATGCGAACCATATCGCACGCCTGCTTCGATCACTTCACGCTTAATCAAATATACGGCACCTGTCAGATCTACCGGGAACAAGCCCGCTTTGAATTCAGGTATATGTTTTCCGTCAATCATGGCATTATGAGCCTTCAACTTTGGATGATTTCGTATAAGCATGGAGCATACATCCTTGTCATTATCTACTAATTGCTGCAGGCTATGCTCAGGAATGATGATATCCGTATCAATTGAGAACAGATAATCACTGTCCGATTTCAGAAACTCATCCAGAAGCATATTTCTCAACAACGCCAGATTGTGATAGGAATATTGTCCACGCATATGACCATATGTTCTCCCCAGATTGTGAGTCAGATAAGGAATCTGATAATCATCAAGGATGTGCTCCGTCTGATCTTCACTATCATTCAAGATGTACATATATTGCTTCTGCACTGTTTGTTGCTCAAGTGATTGCAGGTGCCGTTCCATAATCCAAGCTCGGTTTCGCACAGGACTACCTATAAATACGTTTTTCACAGTCCATCCCCTCTCCTTTTTTACCTAGTCTAGACTGTTCCTTAATAACCTTCGCACGTTGAACAAAAAAGGGATAATTCCTCAAAAGAAGAGAGAGAACGAAGCATTTTTCCTATTCTAGTACAGAAGGAGTTGATGAATATGTATACCGAAGAAACTATTATTCACACATGGGAAGAAGGTGACATGCATGCTCGGGAGTGTCGAGTTAATCCGTAACTGGTTTCAAATGGCCTCTGATGGAGAAGCCCATGCTTCTGTTCGATTTGGGGATGCTTCCAACACTATTCTGGCTCACGATACCGTTCTGACCATGGATTTCATCAAGTCTCATTACGGCTGGTTGAACGATCCTACCTATTGCGGGATAACCTTACCCAATGCGAGTGCAAGAGAAATTATTGTACACTGCCTGCGAAAAGCGGATTACGTCGGACACCTGATCCAGACAGATTACTGGTATTTCAAGCCGTTATTCGATATGTGCCTTGCCTATTACAAGGTTAAACCGAAGCAGACCTTCTATGCTTTTGAGAATAATTACATCGCCAGATTCAGGTTATTCTATGAAACATTCAAGAATATGCCTATTCTGATCTGCGGAGCCAAGGCCGAGCAATATCGAGAAGTGCTGGAGCGGAGATACGGGTGGACAAGTATCGTCGGAACGGTAGACTGCCCCTCCTGGTCTCATGTGAGCATGGCATCGAAACAAATGGAACATATCTACCAACAGACACCGTGGAAGCTCGCTCTGATATGCGCAGGTGCACCCGGCAAAGTACTGGCTATTAAGGCGAAAGAACTGCACACCGTAGGTGTGGATTTTGGTTCTGGAGCAGATGTTGCCATTCAAGCCGACACTGAAAATCTGAACGCATGGGATTACAACGGATTTCCCGACT from Paenibacillus sp. FSL R5-0341 harbors:
- a CDS encoding S-layer homology domain-containing protein, which encodes MTQQNPFGLVNDRYKRKLYVDTGMKFEPVKGRIIDPYSSPSPNPQVREIKMINAPSHFHQMGVSSYKAIINILFKDKQSYHDYAMYVGWTHKFYDEKGNIYVGVVESIKVDPIFYHQDTMDKDQKGYKVELTMTLIKKDGYDRKSAIQFQDLQTTEGKDHWARDSIERLADLGLTVVTQLDGTPILYFRPENFITRAEFVTFLMRTKRLLERTIRE
- a CDS encoding glycosyltransferase; this encodes MTIVYPPALDWNLLFQRPQQLMTAFSKIPGIRAIFINEETYRKQSRPIEKLNEDLYLVQKGVNYDHLVKGKKVLWFSNPGQYNYSDGRKFDFTVFDYLDNSADEFAVWKSCIPKCFDRADLIATTAKVMYEAHKHDGKPIFMCPNGADYQHFEKARAILPKPADFPDVHDGQKIVGFHGAMASWVDYSLITAIADQGYRVVLIGNNALYQKNIVHPNVTCLPHKDYKVLPAYIAQFDVCIVPFKLTEMIRGCDPIKYYEYLSAGKPVLTTRMEEIVHKYSDVTYFMNQHNCGLMLEKAIRENSASKIAARVRVAMSNSWDGRAMDAVKMINQVIGGMRNEKDI
- a CDS encoding GT-D fold domain-containing glycosyltransferase, with product MLGSVELIRNWFQMASDGEAHASVRFGDASNTILAHDTVLTMDFIKSHYGWLNDPTYCGITLPNASAREIIVHCLRKADYVGHLIQTDYWYFKPLFDMCLAYYKVKPKQTFYAFENNYIARFRLFYETFKNMPILICGAKAEQYREVLERRYGWTSIVGTVDCPSWSHVSMASKQMEHIYQQTPWKLALICAGAPGKVLAIKAKELHTVGVDFGSGADVAIQADTENLNAWDYNGFPDYWEGRPKK